A genomic region of Salinibacter pepae contains the following coding sequences:
- a CDS encoding M14 family zinc carboxypeptidase has translation MSAPTMPSPSRLLPIALTVLFVVGSAGAQPADLTPERFSFEPNLAYDSSVPSPEDALGYEMGTQFTLHADAVDYLRTLADASDRVRMDTYGETYEDRTLPYLVVTSAQNQGRIDRLKRNSRRLSAPASLSASARDRLLQNQPVFVSYSYNIHGNEPASTEAALQVAYRLAAARDDRTRALLQDAVVIMYPTVNPDGRDRYVYWARSMQRAQVATEPADIVHDEPWPQGRTNHYWFDLNRDWVWNVHPEMEGLTGVYQEFMPQVHADYHEQGYNDHYFTMPGTTPRNPILPDRYVAWADTFGRANIEAFDQNQVAYFTREAFDFFYPSYGSSYPSVMGGIGMLTEQAGIGAGRAIENNDGYTLTFRQRVHDHYATSLATIEASVQNRRALLEYDLNAHSQASNSIETAAYVFPDDQGTGYLYDVLDMLRHHGVEVERTTGATRLDNALDYRTGERADRRVEAGAYVVPTDQPRHLFVNTLLQRQVAFQDSVMYDMSTWSAPLAYNLEAYSTRESVGAETEVVETAPTPDSGVTNPDARYAFVVEWNQRHAPRALSALWEAGYRVRAAHEPFSTGPRSFGAGSLVVLLGRNPDHDDPAADMRRIASEAGVEIVGLDTGRMAEGPDLGSADNAPVKPPEVGMLVDQPFSTYTSGQIWYLFDQETELPITRIRASNLEESATGEGRYARYGKASLDALDVLILPGGYGLDAVFDSTRVDALRAWVRDGGTLVGTEESARFLTADGSGLTDVEALPDTTDSPIGPYTSYAARDDSSGLDYVPGAALTGRLDATHPLTYGIGDAVYTLKYGVSGLEPSPDLQTAGHYARDTEALLVSGYASQANLQQMAGTSFAGTVEMGDGRVVFLVDNTQYRMFWRGPSRMMQNAVMLVPGLVN, from the coding sequence ATGAGCGCCCCCACCATGCCGTCCCCCTCCCGCCTTCTCCCGATTGCTCTGACCGTCCTGTTCGTGGTGGGCTCCGCCGGGGCCCAGCCCGCCGACCTGACGCCGGAGCGCTTCTCGTTCGAGCCGAACCTCGCCTACGACAGCAGCGTCCCGTCGCCCGAGGACGCGCTCGGCTACGAAATGGGCACGCAGTTTACCCTCCACGCCGACGCGGTGGACTACCTGCGCACGCTGGCCGACGCGTCCGACCGGGTTCGGATGGACACCTACGGCGAGACCTACGAGGACCGCACCCTGCCCTATCTTGTCGTCACGAGTGCACAAAACCAGGGGCGGATCGACCGGCTCAAGCGCAACAGCCGGCGCCTCTCGGCCCCGGCGAGCCTGTCGGCGTCGGCCCGAGACCGGCTCCTCCAAAACCAGCCGGTGTTCGTCTCCTACAGCTACAACATCCACGGCAACGAGCCGGCCTCGACGGAGGCGGCCCTGCAGGTGGCCTACCGCCTCGCCGCGGCGCGGGACGACCGCACCCGGGCGCTCCTGCAAGACGCGGTCGTGATCATGTACCCGACCGTCAACCCCGACGGCCGCGACCGCTACGTCTACTGGGCCCGCTCGATGCAACGGGCGCAGGTGGCCACCGAGCCGGCCGACATCGTCCACGACGAGCCGTGGCCGCAGGGGCGGACCAATCACTACTGGTTCGACCTCAATCGCGACTGGGTGTGGAACGTGCACCCCGAGATGGAGGGCCTGACCGGTGTGTACCAGGAGTTCATGCCGCAGGTGCATGCCGACTACCACGAACAGGGCTACAACGACCACTACTTCACCATGCCCGGCACCACGCCGCGCAACCCGATCCTACCGGACCGCTACGTGGCCTGGGCCGATACCTTCGGGCGCGCCAACATTGAGGCGTTCGACCAGAACCAAGTCGCCTACTTCACCCGCGAGGCGTTCGACTTCTTCTACCCCAGCTACGGATCGTCCTACCCCAGCGTGATGGGGGGGATCGGCATGCTGACCGAGCAGGCCGGCATCGGGGCCGGGCGGGCCATCGAGAACAACGACGGCTACACGCTCACCTTCCGCCAGCGCGTGCACGACCACTACGCCACCTCGCTGGCGACGATCGAGGCGTCCGTCCAGAACCGGCGGGCACTTCTGGAATATGACCTCAACGCTCACTCGCAGGCGAGCAACTCGATTGAGACGGCCGCCTACGTCTTTCCCGACGATCAGGGGACCGGCTACCTCTACGACGTGCTCGACATGCTCCGCCACCACGGCGTCGAGGTGGAACGGACGACGGGGGCCACCCGCCTCGACAATGCGCTCGACTACCGCACCGGCGAGCGAGCGGATCGTCGGGTGGAGGCCGGGGCGTACGTCGTGCCCACCGACCAGCCGCGCCACCTCTTTGTGAACACGCTCCTGCAGCGCCAGGTGGCGTTCCAGGACTCGGTGATGTACGACATGTCCACGTGGTCGGCCCCGCTGGCCTACAACCTGGAGGCGTACAGCACGCGCGAGTCGGTCGGGGCCGAAACGGAGGTCGTAGAGACGGCCCCCACGCCGGACAGCGGCGTCACGAATCCCGACGCGCGGTACGCATTCGTCGTGGAGTGGAACCAACGGCACGCCCCGCGCGCCCTGTCGGCGCTCTGGGAGGCCGGGTACCGGGTGCGGGCGGCCCACGAGCCGTTCAGCACCGGGCCCCGGTCGTTCGGGGCCGGCTCCCTCGTCGTCCTCCTGGGGCGCAATCCGGACCACGACGACCCGGCGGCCGACATGCGGCGCATCGCGTCGGAGGCCGGCGTTGAGATCGTCGGGCTGGATACCGGTCGCATGGCGGAGGGACCCGACCTGGGCTCGGCCGACAATGCCCCGGTGAAGCCCCCCGAGGTGGGCATGCTCGTCGACCAGCCCTTCTCCACCTACACGAGCGGACAGATCTGGTACCTGTTCGACCAGGAGACCGAGCTCCCCATCACCCGCATCCGGGCGTCCAACCTGGAGGAGTCGGCCACCGGGGAGGGGCGGTACGCCCGCTACGGGAAGGCGTCGCTCGACGCGCTCGACGTGCTCATCCTGCCCGGCGGCTACGGGCTCGATGCGGTCTTCGACTCCACCCGCGTCGACGCCCTGCGTGCGTGGGTGCGCGACGGCGGTACGCTCGTCGGCACCGAAGAGAGTGCCCGGTTCCTAACGGCGGACGGATCCGGCCTTACGGACGTGGAGGCACTGCCGGACACGACCGACAGTCCCATCGGGCCGTACACCTCGTATGCGGCGCGGGACGATTCAAGCGGGCTCGACTATGTGCCGGGCGCGGCCCTCACCGGCCGCCTCGACGCCACCCATCCGCTCACCTACGGAATTGGGGACGCGGTCTACACGCTGAAATACGGCGTCTCGGGCCTGGAGCCGAGCCCAGACCTCCAGACGGCCGGCCACTACGCGAGGGACACCGAGGCGCTGCTCGTGAGCGGCTACGCTTCGCAGGCGAACCTGCAACAGATGGCGGGCACGTCCTTTGCCGGCACGGTCGAGATGGGGGACGGGCGGGTCGTCTTCCTCGTCGACAATACGCAGTACCGCATGTTCTGGCGCGGCCCGAGCCGCATGATGCAGAACGCCGTGATGCTCGTGCCGGGACTGGTGAACTGA
- a CDS encoding response regulator, whose translation MSTSDPPRILSVEDNPDTRLLLEHTLQGEYDVTVVPNVEEALDHIATNSFDLLLLDINLSEKDGGVGLLHTIRSREQIDDIPAVAVTAFAMPGDRDDFLQEGFDEYVGKPFTRDRLVDTIEDALPAG comes from the coding sequence ATGAGCACATCCGATCCCCCGCGGATCTTGTCGGTCGAGGACAACCCGGACACTCGTCTCCTTTTGGAGCACACGCTACAAGGCGAATACGACGTTACCGTCGTCCCGAACGTGGAGGAGGCGCTCGACCACATCGCGACGAACTCGTTCGATCTTCTCCTCCTGGACATCAACCTCAGTGAGAAAGACGGGGGCGTAGGGCTCCTCCACACGATCCGGAGCCGGGAACAGATCGACGACATTCCGGCCGTCGCGGTCACGGCCTTCGCCATGCCTGGGGACCGGGACGACTTTCTCCAGGAGGGGTTCGACGAGTATGTTGGCAAGCCCTTCACTCGGGACCGGCTGGTGGACACCATTGAGGACGCCTTGCCGGCCGGGTAG
- a CDS encoding potassium channel family protein: protein MGVSHYREHTLNVIIAGGGRVGRETATLMTAYGHRVTIIEQDPRITRVHSGRREDVTFVQGDATEAETLTSVDIREADVFLALTDDETTNVAICQQAANFAPDARCVARSHRPPAATGNPDGVEAFVFPERAGARVAVGRVFGAPVQPITDLSTRFELVEIEAKPGAPAVGRSLEELDLPTKATVITDLGTEDLADGDMVIEAGRQYMIATRPDAVDDLKELFWE, encoded by the coding sequence ATGGGCGTATCGCACTACCGGGAGCACACCCTCAATGTGATCATCGCAGGCGGGGGGCGCGTGGGGCGGGAGACGGCCACGCTCATGACCGCGTACGGCCACCGGGTCACGATCATCGAACAGGACCCGCGCATCACCCGGGTGCACTCGGGGCGGCGCGAGGACGTCACGTTCGTGCAGGGGGACGCGACAGAGGCAGAGACCCTCACTTCTGTTGACATCCGGGAAGCGGACGTCTTCCTCGCCCTGACCGACGATGAAACGACGAACGTTGCCATCTGCCAGCAGGCGGCCAATTTTGCGCCGGACGCCCGCTGCGTGGCCCGGAGCCACCGCCCCCCGGCTGCCACTGGCAATCCCGACGGCGTGGAGGCGTTCGTCTTTCCCGAGCGTGCTGGGGCGCGCGTCGCGGTCGGCCGGGTGTTCGGGGCTCCGGTTCAGCCCATTACCGATCTCTCAACCCGGTTTGAACTCGTCGAGATTGAGGCGAAGCCCGGCGCCCCGGCCGTCGGCAGGTCGCTCGAGGAGCTCGACCTGCCGACGAAGGCCACCGTCATCACGGACCTCGGGACCGAAGACCTGGCCGATGGGGACATGGTGATCGAGGCCGGCCGCCAATACATGATCGCCACCCGCCCCGACGCCGTGGACGACCTCAAAGAGCTATTCTGGGAGTGA
- a CDS encoding ATP-binding protein, whose translation MGWSSVLDQERVVQTLRRALTQERVAHAYLLHGPDGVGKRAVAYEMARALQCPEQADEACDACPTCRKTRRMVHPDVHVNLPHPWSQEKDRDEEDMGKRIRRLGDNPYAAIDYVRRPSLADPSETSNQQVYYRIDQVRQDIIQPMSLARGEGAYKVNILIDAEKMREEAANTFLKLLEEPPPQTVFLLTTNRPEQLLPTILSRCQQLRFDPLLPETIEQALVDREGMAPDEASMLSRMADGSYSRALELAENDALMTSRELVLDYFRAAYTQKVESLDSCIQELKSQGRERVKSVLRLMLRWMRDLLLYRTMGEEAPLVNVDQKEAVARFCNNLPDADLEGMVTLVEEAMELAERNVRVALVLTALAQGLARAMRGQEVESLYVPLSEAERLAPA comes from the coding sequence ATGGGCTGGAGTTCTGTTCTTGACCAGGAACGGGTTGTTCAAACGCTGCGCCGGGCCCTCACCCAGGAGCGGGTGGCCCACGCCTATCTGTTGCACGGGCCCGACGGGGTGGGCAAGCGGGCCGTCGCCTACGAGATGGCCCGGGCCCTGCAGTGTCCCGAACAGGCCGACGAGGCCTGCGACGCGTGCCCGACCTGTCGCAAGACCCGGCGCATGGTCCACCCGGACGTGCACGTCAACCTGCCGCACCCCTGGAGCCAGGAGAAGGACCGTGACGAAGAAGACATGGGGAAGCGGATCCGCCGGCTCGGCGACAACCCGTACGCGGCGATTGACTACGTGCGCCGCCCCTCGCTCGCCGACCCGTCCGAGACATCGAACCAGCAGGTCTACTACCGCATCGACCAGGTGCGGCAGGACATCATCCAGCCCATGAGCCTGGCGCGGGGGGAAGGGGCGTACAAGGTCAACATCCTCATCGACGCCGAGAAAATGCGGGAGGAGGCGGCCAACACGTTTCTGAAGCTGCTGGAGGAGCCGCCCCCGCAGACCGTCTTTTTGCTCACGACGAACCGGCCCGAGCAGCTGCTGCCCACGATTTTGTCGCGGTGCCAGCAGCTGCGGTTCGACCCGCTCCTGCCGGAGACGATCGAGCAGGCCCTCGTCGACCGTGAGGGCATGGCGCCGGACGAGGCCTCGATGCTCTCACGCATGGCGGACGGGTCCTACAGCCGGGCCCTTGAGCTGGCGGAGAACGACGCCCTGATGACCAGCCGCGAGCTGGTGCTCGACTACTTCCGGGCGGCCTATACGCAAAAGGTGGAGTCGCTCGACTCGTGCATCCAGGAGCTCAAGAGCCAGGGCCGCGAGCGTGTAAAGAGTGTGCTCCGGCTTATGCTGCGCTGGATGCGCGATCTACTCCTGTACCGCACGATGGGGGAGGAGGCCCCGCTGGTGAATGTGGACCAGAAAGAGGCCGTAGCCCGCTTCTGCAACAACCTGCCCGACGCCGACCTGGAGGGCATGGTGACGCTCGTGGAGGAGGCGATGGAACTGGCCGAGCGCAACGTGCGCGTCGCGTTGGTCCTCACGGCCCTTGCTCAGGGACTGGCCCGGGCGATGCGCGGGCAGGAGGTTGAGTCGTTGTACGTGCCGCTCTCCGAGGCCGAACGCCTAGCACCCGCCTAG
- a CDS encoding tetratricopeptide repeat protein codes for MGRSFRISVPVRWGQAFAMALAGLLLGSALASSARAQSSDAAKPEFGDALAAVDSLRAAGAFPAAQERLQSLREQHPERVPVLWRLVYTYADLGQSTDEEDVRAQYYNNALNVAKAGLAADSTSARAHLAMAVAQGRAALDAGTRERIERSRAVKRHADRALAIDSTLDGAYHTRGRWHREVEDIGFFQRALVKTVYGGLPESSIDQAVRDFRRALELRDRIFHHLELGKTYRQMDRPDAARRELRAVLDMPAEEPFDPKYKDEARRLLDDLE; via the coding sequence ATGGGCCGTTCGTTCCGTATCTCTGTGCCGGTGCGCTGGGGGCAGGCGTTTGCGATGGCCCTAGCGGGGCTACTGCTGGGGAGCGCACTTGCGTCGTCGGCGCGGGCCCAGTCTTCCGACGCGGCCAAGCCGGAGTTTGGGGACGCGCTCGCAGCGGTTGACAGTCTCCGTGCAGCGGGCGCCTTCCCGGCCGCGCAGGAGCGCCTGCAGTCGCTGCGCGAGCAGCACCCCGAACGGGTCCCGGTGCTGTGGCGCCTCGTCTACACCTACGCCGACCTCGGACAGTCCACCGACGAGGAGGACGTGCGGGCGCAGTACTACAACAATGCGCTCAACGTGGCGAAGGCCGGCCTGGCAGCGGACTCAACCAGCGCCCGGGCCCACCTCGCAATGGCGGTGGCCCAGGGGCGGGCGGCCCTGGACGCCGGCACCCGCGAGCGCATCGAACGGTCCCGTGCGGTCAAGCGGCACGCGGACCGGGCCCTCGCCATCGACTCGACGCTCGACGGGGCCTACCACACGCGGGGCCGCTGGCACCGCGAGGTGGAAGACATTGGCTTCTTTCAGCGGGCCCTCGTCAAGACCGTGTACGGCGGGCTGCCCGAGTCCTCGATCGATCAGGCCGTGCGGGACTTTCGGCGCGCCCTGGAGCTCCGGGACCGGATCTTCCACCACTTGGAGCTCGGCAAGACCTACCGGCAGATGGACCGGCCGGACGCGGCGCGGCGCGAACTGCGGGCGGTCCTCGACATGCCGGCCGAGGAGCCCTTCGACCCGAAGTATAAGGACGAGGCGCGCCGGCTGCTCGACGATCTCGAATAG